The Phaeobacter gallaeciensis DSM 26640 genomic sequence CAACAGCGCGATCCTGACAGGGCTGACAAACCTCGTCAGATACGCCCCTCCATGATCGCCTTGACCACAGTTGGATCGGTGACCCCTTCGGAGCCGATGATCACAACACGTGAGGCAGCATCCAGCTTCAGCTCATCGCGCAGGTCTTGATCCAGCGCAGCGCACATCAACCCGATAAGGCCGGCAACCGCGCTTTCGCCGGCGTCGATGCCAGGATCGCCGCATTCTCCGCCTGCGAGCAATCGGACGGCTGGGGCGACCAGGCTTTCGGGAATGGTCATGAAACTATGGACGGCCTCGCCCAAAACATCCCAGGCAATCTGCGAAGGCTCGCCGCAGGACAATCCTGCCATCAGCGTTTCCGAGGTGATCGCAACAGTGGTCGCCGCATTGGCTTTGCCGCTGGCAAACAGACAGGGCGCCAGTTCCGGCTCGACAATGATACTGCGTGGGGCGGCATTGCCCCATTCCTGCTGAAAAACCGCAATCACCGATGCAGCCAGACCGCCAACGCCGCCCTGAAGGAACACATGGGTCGGCGGTGCAGGCAGATCTCTCACGATTTCTCGCGCCATCACACCGTAGCCGGCCATGACATCCAGCGGTGGCTGTGTATAACCGGGCCAAGAGGTGTCCGACACAATTTTCCAGCCATGTTCCTCGGCATCAATACGGGTCTTCGCAACCGTTGCATCATAGTCGCCATCGACGCGAATAACTTCGGCTCCCAGCGCCTGCATTGCTTCGGCGCGAAAGGGGCTCACTTCGGCATGGATGTAGATTCGGCACTTCGCCCCAAACCGCTGCGCACCCCAGGCCACCGACCGGCCGTGATTGCCATCGGTTGCCGAAATCACGGTGATCTCCGATATCTGATCTGCGAAACTGCCGCTGTGCACGTCTTCGATGGTGATGGCCCGACCCGTGGTCTCTGACAGCTCGCGCTGAAGCACGCGCAGAACAGCATAGGCTCCACCCAAAGCTTTGAAGCTACCCAGGCCGAACCTCGGTCCTTCGTGTTTGTAGTGGATTGCCTGAATATCCAGCTTGTCCGCAAGGCTGGCCAAATTTGGCATCGGGGTCGGCTGGTAGCCGTCCCAGGCGCCAATTTCGCGGGCGGCGTCGTCAAATCCGCGACGAGGCAAAGCGTCCCGGACCTTCGGCCCCAACCTTGGCCGGGTGGTAAAGACATCTGGTTTGGTGGTTCTGAATATGTCTAGCATAGCACGATCCTAATTTGTGACCGTGCAAAAATATGTCGCTTACCACGGGTTTTGGCTTCGAAATGATGGACCGCTGTGCAAAAATTGCGCACAGACATGGCATGGGAAAAGAAAATTTATCACAGGGGCTGGATTCCTATGATCTGGCGATCTTGCGGATCCTGCAACAGGACTGCACCAAGCCACAGCGTCAGATCGGCGAGATCGTCAATCTGTCGACCGCATCGGTCCAGCGGCGTATCCGGCGCATGGAGGCGGATGGGGTGATTTCGACCCAGGCTGCCCAGATCGAGCCGAAAACGGTTGGCCTGCCGTTGACCATTCTGGTGGAGGTCGAACTGAGGGCCGAGACAGCGGGCCGGATCGACGATATCAAGCGCAGCTTCCAAGACGCTCCGGAAATCCAGCAATGCTACTATGTCACCGGCGAAGTGGATTTCGTCCTGGTGGTGATCGTTGGGGACATGTCGGAATATGAAGCGCTGACGCAACGGCTGTTTTTTCCGAATGACAACATTCGGAAGTTCCGCACCTTTGTCACCATGGACCGCACCAAGTCGACGATGCAGCTGAATATCTGACCGATGCCTGACTTGGCGCAGGGTCGGCGCGGTTACTTAAGCGTCAGCTCTCACCCGGATTGACGTGTCGCCACCAGTGCCAGATTGTTGGCAGGCATCTCGATGACCTCGGCCATCTCCAGCCCGTTGTCTTGCAACCAGTCCATCACGTCGAAATCATCTTTGTAGCCGACCTCCGGGTCATGGCTGTTCAGCTTGGTGTGAAAGGCGAGGTCGCCCTCGCTGGTCAACTCACCTGCGCGCATGAAGGGGCCGTAGATCACGAAACGCCCGCCCGGTGCCAGATGATCGGCGGCCCCCCGGATCAGCGCTTTGGCTTCTGGCGTGCTGATCAGATGCAGCAGGTTGCACAGCACGATCAGATCGAAGGCAGCCATATCCTCGGGCCAGTGTCCTTCGGTGGCGTCCAGCTGGCGAGCCGGAGCAATGTTTGTACACCCGCTCTCGGCGCTGTAGGCGGTGATGCTGGCCAAACGTGCCGGGTCCACGTCACTGGGGTACCAGTCCAATTGTGGGCAGCGGCCTGCGAAGCCGACAATATGCTGACCGGTGCCGCTGGCGATTTCCAGTGCGCGCGGGCGGGGGGCCTCGGCATCGCCGGGTTGGGGCGCGATCTGGGCCAGAAGATCTGCAATCGGCTCCAGATTGCGCGCGGCAGAGGGGGCAAAGAGCTTCTCACCCGCCTCAGGAAGCGCGACGGAGGCCTCTCCGGGAACAGTACGAACCGCCATCAGCGCAACCGTCCAGGGCTGAGAGCGGCCAGCGTGGTCGCGTCGATCTCCGGAGGCTCACCGGTGATGAGATCGGCAATCAACCGCCCGGCAGCGGGGCTGGACTGCACGCCGTATCCCCCCTGACCCGCACACCAGACAAAGCTGGGCTGATCCGGGTCGGGACCCATCACCGGCACACCGTCAGCGACAAAACTGCGCAGACCCGCCCAGTTGTGCTCTACCCGCGTGACAGGCTCGCTGACCATGTCTTCGTACCGGGCCAGCCCCTCGGCCAGCACCATATCATCAGCATAGGCATCATGCGGCGCGACCGGATCGGCATCGGCGGGAGAGACCAGCAGCTTGCCCGCATCGGGTTTTGCATACCAGCATTCCCCCACCCCCATGATCATCGGCCAGCGGGTGACATCGTGGCCACCGGGGGCAGGCAGCCGCGCCATGGAGCGGCGTTTGGGTTGCAACCCAATCGGGGGGAGACCCGCCAGCGCGGCGATCTCATCGGCCCAGGCACCGGCGGCATTGACGATATGGCGGCTGCGCAGGGTTTCGGTGGTTCTGCCAGTCCCCGTGCCGGTGGCGACGTCAACCTCCCAAAGATCATCCGCAACGCTATGGCGGATGGCTGTGACCTGCGCATCGGTGCGGATCCTGCCACCGTGGCTGCGCGTGACCTTGGCGAAATCCTGCAGCAGGCGATCGGCGTCCAGATCTTCGGCGGTGTCGTGATAGGCGGCAAAGCCTACTGCGGCGGGGTTCAGAATCGGCACCATCTCCAGCGCCTGTTCCACGGGAATCTCAGTCAGCGACAGGGCGGCGCAGTCCGCAGCAAATTCCTCTGCCTGATCAGAGCCTGCAACCAGCATCATGCCGCGCGGGCTGAGATAGCCATTGCTGCGATGATGGGCCTCGCTGGCCTGCGTCAGCACCTGCACCGGGCCGGGGCCGTAGTGGGCCTCGAACATCGCGGCAGAACGTCCCGAAGAGTGATAGCCAAGCGCGCTCTCGCTCTCCAGCACGAGGGTGCTGCGTCGGGGGCTGAGCGCGGCTGCGGCGCTAAGACCTGCAAGCCCGCCGCCGATGATCAGCACATCGGGGATCTGATCGCTCATGCCTGTTCCTCCAGTCGGTCTGTAGCTGGCGCCGGACGTGGCGACAGCGCTGAGATGCGGTCATAAAGTGTGGGCGTCATCTCGATATCCAGCGCTGCCAGCGAGGGGCGCAACTGCTCAAGCGTACGGGCAGAGACAATCGGCGTCACCTGCGCGCCATAGCCCGCCGCCCAGGCCACAGCGAGGCTCGCAGGCTCCCCCCCCAACTCCGCAGCCAGTTCAGCAAGGGCGCTGGCACTGTCCAGCATCCAGCGTTGGCCATAGCGCTCGCGGTAGCGGGGATCCTCATCCAGCCGTCCCCGGCTGCCGCCATCGGTTGTTTCATCCGCACGACCCGAAGTATATTTCCCGGTCAGCATCCCGCCGCCTAGCGGGGAATAAGGGGCAACGGCAATGCCCTGATCGGCGCACATCGGCAGGATCTCGACCTCGGCCTGCCGTTTGATGAGCGAATACATCGGCTGCAGGATCGCCGGGCGCAGATCGAACTCCTGCCCGATCATGATCATCTTCATCACCTGCCAGGCAGCAAAGTTTGACAGGCCGAGATAGCGAAACTGCCCTGCCGCGCGCAGCTCGGCCAGGCAGGCAAGCGTCTCGCGCAGATCGGTTTCTTCATCGTAGCGGTGCAGATACAGGATATCGACCATATCCTGCCCCAGTCGCGCGCGCGACTGATCCAGTTGGCGGCGGATATTCTCGGCGCCGGCGCCACCGGTATAGGCGACCTTGGTGGCGATCAGCAGGCTGTCGCGGGCGTCCCGGATCAACTGGCCGAGGATCTCCTCGCTCTGGCCGTCGGTATAGACCCAGGCGGTATCAAAATGGGTGATCCCGGCGGCGCGGCAGGCGTCATACATGGCGGCGGATTGTTCGGCATTGGCGCGGCCGCCAAACTGCATTGTGCCAAAGGCAAGGGCGCTGGCTGGGGTGCCATCAAGGCTGATCAGATTGGTGCTCATGTGCCGCAGCGTGGCACGAGTGGGCCGCAACCAAAAGCGCAAAATGTCAGATATTGGCGCAAAGATAGCTGCGGGAAAACCCGCGTTCCGCCTATCATAATCGTGAGTGGCAAAGCCCCGGTGCGCGGGGTAGGGGAAAGTATGTTTGATTCAAAAATCCGCCCGCTGATTGATCCGATGTTGAACGCGCAGGGGCAGGTGATCGCCCGCGCCGGCATTAGCGCCAATCAGGTGACGCTGCTGGGGCTGGCGCTGGGGCTGCTGTCGGCGGGGATGATCGCCTGCGGTCTGTTTGCGTTGGCGCTGCTGCCGCTGCTGCTGTCGCGGCTGGCGGATGGTCTGGATGGAGCGGTGGCCCGTGCCGGTGAACCAAGTGATTTTGGCGGCTATCTCGATATCACCTGCGATTTCCTGTTCTACGGCGCGGTGCCCTTTGCCTTTGTGCTGGCGGATCCGGGCCAGAATGGGGTGGCGGGCGCCTTCTTGCTGATGACGTTTTATGTGAACGGCACCAGTTTTCTGGGCTACGCGGTTCTGGCAGAAAAGCACAAGATGAAGAGCACGGCGCGCGGGGTGAAGACGCTTTACTTCACCGGGGGCCTGTTGGAGGGGGCGGAGACCATTGGCTTCTTCGTGCTCCTGTGCCTGCTGCCGGATTGGTTTGCGCCGATGGCCTGGGTGTTTGGCGCGCTGTGTTTGGTGACCGCCAGTTCCCGCATGCTGCTGGCGCTGCGGGTGTTTCATCGCGACTGAGGTCCTGAGCCGCGCCCTAGGATTTTGAGTATTTTTGAAAAGGTGACAGGCGCAGGTCATTTGTCCCGGTGAGGCTTGCTCTCGCAGGTATCAATGATGATACCCACGAAAAAAGGCCCGCCAAATGAGGCGGGCCTTTCGTGTCATTACATCTTTGAAGAGGTGGCGCCGCTTATTGCGGGATGTCGCCCTGAATGCCCTCGACGAAGAAGTTCATACCCGCCAGCGTGCCGTCATCAGCGGTTTCGCCTTCTGCCAGCCAGTCGGAGCCGTCCTGTTTTTTGATCGGACCGGTGAAAGCATGGTAGGAGCCATCGGCCAGCGAGGCCTTCAGCGCCAGGGCTTCGTCCTTCACGGCGGCAGGAACCGCATCGGTGATCTCGCCGATTTTCACCATGCCGGCGCCGATGCCGTCCCAGGTGTCGGTGCTTTCCCAGCTGCCATCCATCACCGCCTGGGTGCGGGCGATGTAATAGGGTGCCCAGTCATCAATGATGGAGGAGACGCGGGGTTTCGGGCCATATTCCGCCATGTCGGAGGCCTGCCCGAAGGTATAGACATTGCCAGCGGCCTGCGCGGCGGCCTGCGGTGCGGTAGAGTCGGTGTGCTGCAGGATCACGTCGGCGCCCTGTTCGATCAGAACCTTGGCAGCGTCGGCTTCTTTGGCAGGATCAAACCAGGTGAAGGCCCAGACGATTTTGAACTCCACATCGGGGTTCACCTTCTTGGCGTGGAGATAGGCCGAGTTGATGCCGCGGATCACTTCGGGGATCGGATAGGAGCCGATGTAGCCGACGATATTGCTCTCGGTGAGATTGCCCGCGATGTGGCCCTGCACCGCGCGCCCTTCGTAGAAACGGGCCGAGTAGGTGGAGACATTGTCGGCGCGCTTATAGCCGGTGGCGTGCTCGAATTTCACATTGGGAAATTTCTTGGCGACGTTGATGGTCGGATCCATGTAGCCAAAAGAGGTGGTGAAGATCAGATCCGCGCCTTCCAGCGCCATCTGGGTCATCACACGCTCCGCATCGGGGCCTTCTGCCACGTTTTCGACGTAGACGGTTTCGACCTTGTCGCCGAATTCCGCAACCACGGCCTTGCGGCCCTGATCATGTTCGTAGGTCCAGCCACCATCACCCACCGGGCCCACATAGACAAATCCCACTTTGGTCTTGTCGTCTGCGGCCACGGCGCCGGTTGCCAGGCCAAGCGCCACTGCGGCGCTGGTCAGCAGTTTATTCAGTTTCATCTTTACGGACTCCCCGTTTTGGTTGTTGTGCCCAGGAGAGGACCCTGGACAGAGGTTCCGCCACCCGCCAGATCAGCGGGTGGCGTGGAAATTGCGGCCAAGGGCGGCGGGTGCGCTGCTCTTGTCCGCGGAAAGAATAACAAGCACGATAATGGTGATCACATAGGGCGACATTGCCAGATACTCGACCGGGATGGCAACGCCTGCGGCCTGCAGATTGAGCTGCACCACAGTGACCCCGCCGAAAAGATAGGCACCCAGCAGCGCGCGCCATGGCTTCCAGCTGGCAAAGACCACCAGCGCAAGTGCAATCCAGCCGACACCGGCGGTCATGCCTTCGGTCCATTGCGGCACCCGGATGAGGCTGATGTAGGCGCCGCCGACGCCGGCACAGGCCCCACCAAACAGGATCGCCATCAGGCGGATCCGGATCACCTTGTACCCCAACGCATGGGCGGCGTCGTGATTTTCACCCACCGCCCGCAGCACCAGCCCGGCGCGGGAAAACTTCAACAGCGCCCAGACAGCGGCGGTGAGCGCGATGCCGAAATAGAGGATGATATCATGGCCAAAGAGGATCGGCCCTACCACCGGTAGATCGCTCAAGACGGGGATATGGATAGCGCCCATT encodes the following:
- a CDS encoding diaminopropionate ammonia-lyase — encoded protein: MLDIFRTTKPDVFTTRPRLGPKVRDALPRRGFDDAAREIGAWDGYQPTPMPNLASLADKLDIQAIHYKHEGPRFGLGSFKALGGAYAVLRVLQRELSETTGRAITIEDVHSGSFADQISEITVISATDGNHGRSVAWGAQRFGAKCRIYIHAEVSPFRAEAMQALGAEVIRVDGDYDATVAKTRIDAEEHGWKIVSDTSWPGYTQPPLDVMAGYGVMAREIVRDLPAPPTHVFLQGGVGGLAASVIAVFQQEWGNAAPRSIIVEPELAPCLFASGKANAATTVAITSETLMAGLSCGEPSQIAWDVLGEAVHSFMTIPESLVAPAVRLLAGGECGDPGIDAGESAVAGLIGLMCAALDQDLRDELKLDAASRVVIIGSEGVTDPTVVKAIMEGRI
- a CDS encoding BMP family ABC transporter substrate-binding protein, with protein sequence MKLNKLLTSAAVALGLATGAVAADDKTKVGFVYVGPVGDGGWTYEHDQGRKAVVAEFGDKVETVYVENVAEGPDAERVMTQMALEGADLIFTTSFGYMDPTINVAKKFPNVKFEHATGYKRADNVSTYSARFYEGRAVQGHIAGNLTESNIVGYIGSYPIPEVIRGINSAYLHAKKVNPDVEFKIVWAFTWFDPAKEADAAKVLIEQGADVILQHTDSTAPQAAAQAAGNVYTFGQASDMAEYGPKPRVSSIIDDWAPYYIARTQAVMDGSWESTDTWDGIGAGMVKIGEITDAVPAAVKDEALALKASLADGSYHAFTGPIKKQDGSDWLAEGETADDGTLAGMNFFVEGIQGDIPQ
- a CDS encoding ABC transporter permease, with product MDLSAINPVLLVASLMVAATPILIAAIGELVVEKSGVLNLGVEGMMITGAIAGFATAVETGSPLLGFFAAAIAGAALSVLFGFLTQFAKANQVASGLALTLFGLGLSALMGQSYVGVKPPQMGAIHIPVLSDLPVVGPILFGHDIILYFGIALTAAVWALLKFSRAGLVLRAVGENHDAAHALGYKVIRIRLMAILFGGACAGVGGAYISLIRVPQWTEGMTAGVGWIALALVVFASWKPWRALLGAYLFGGVTVVQLNLQAAGVAIPVEYLAMSPYVITIIVLVILSADKSSAPAALGRNFHATR
- a CDS encoding aldo/keto reductase encodes the protein MSTNLISLDGTPASALAFGTMQFGGRANAEQSAAMYDACRAAGITHFDTAWVYTDGQSEEILGQLIRDARDSLLIATKVAYTGGAGAENIRRQLDQSRARLGQDMVDILYLHRYDEETDLRETLACLAELRAAGQFRYLGLSNFAAWQVMKMIMIGQEFDLRPAILQPMYSLIKRQAEVEILPMCADQGIAVAPYSPLGGGMLTGKYTSGRADETTDGGSRGRLDEDPRYRERYGQRWMLDSASALAELAAELGGEPASLAVAWAAGYGAQVTPIVSARTLEQLRPSLAALDIEMTPTLYDRISALSPRPAPATDRLEEQA
- a CDS encoding CDP-alcohol phosphatidyltransferase family protein; amino-acid sequence: MFDSKIRPLIDPMLNAQGQVIARAGISANQVTLLGLALGLLSAGMIACGLFALALLPLLLSRLADGLDGAVARAGEPSDFGGYLDITCDFLFYGAVPFAFVLADPGQNGVAGAFLLMTFYVNGTSFLGYAVLAEKHKMKSTARGVKTLYFTGGLLEGAETIGFFVLLCLLPDWFAPMAWVFGALCLVTASSRMLLALRVFHRD
- a CDS encoding DUF938 domain-containing protein translates to MAVRTVPGEASVALPEAGEKLFAPSAARNLEPIADLLAQIAPQPGDAEAPRPRALEIASGTGQHIVGFAGRCPQLDWYPSDVDPARLASITAYSAESGCTNIAPARQLDATEGHWPEDMAAFDLIVLCNLLHLISTPEAKALIRGAADHLAPGGRFVIYGPFMRAGELTSEGDLAFHTKLNSHDPEVGYKDDFDVMDWLQDNGLEMAEVIEMPANNLALVATRQSG
- a CDS encoding Lrp/AsnC family transcriptional regulator, producing the protein MGKENLSQGLDSYDLAILRILQQDCTKPQRQIGEIVNLSTASVQRRIRRMEADGVISTQAAQIEPKTVGLPLTILVEVELRAETAGRIDDIKRSFQDAPEIQQCYYVTGEVDFVLVVIVGDMSEYEALTQRLFFPNDNIRKFRTFVTMDRTKSTMQLNI
- a CDS encoding NAD(P)/FAD-dependent oxidoreductase, encoding MSDQIPDVLIIGGGLAGLSAAAALSPRRSTLVLESESALGYHSSGRSAAMFEAHYGPGPVQVLTQASEAHHRSNGYLSPRGMMLVAGSDQAEEFAADCAALSLTEIPVEQALEMVPILNPAAVGFAAYHDTAEDLDADRLLQDFAKVTRSHGGRIRTDAQVTAIRHSVADDLWEVDVATGTGTGRTTETLRSRHIVNAAGAWADEIAALAGLPPIGLQPKRRSMARLPAPGGHDVTRWPMIMGVGECWYAKPDAGKLLVSPADADPVAPHDAYADDMVLAEGLARYEDMVSEPVTRVEHNWAGLRSFVADGVPVMGPDPDQPSFVWCAGQGGYGVQSSPAAGRLIADLITGEPPEIDATTLAALSPGRLR